A stretch of the Fusobacterium varium genome encodes the following:
- a CDS encoding ABC transporter, which translates to MIEIKNLSYMQNGKYILKNVNIAIKQNCVTGILGPNGSGKTTLLKHIIKELPSKNNIFIDGENIEKIPRKNFAKKISFVEQSFTGIEEITIEDIVKMGRYPYKKIFFDYSSKDKLIIDEALYQFQLKDLKDKRAGKVSGGELKRAFIAKAFAQQSEIMLLDEPINHLDIKHQLDLMKLLKSMENKTIIFSIHNIDLALKFCDNIILMKNGEITAFGKTQKILIPEKIKEIFEVDTTIKNIENENIIIYNSK; encoded by the coding sequence ATGATAGAGATAAAGAATTTGTCCTATATGCAAAATGGAAAATATATTTTAAAAAATGTAAATATTGCTATAAAACAAAATTGTGTTACAGGAATACTTGGACCTAATGGTTCAGGAAAAACTACTCTTTTAAAACATATAATTAAAGAACTTCCAAGTAAAAATAATATTTTTATTGATGGAGAAAATATTGAAAAAATTCCAAGAAAAAATTTTGCAAAAAAAATATCTTTTGTAGAACAAAGTTTTACTGGAATAGAAGAAATAACAATAGAAGATATTGTAAAAATGGGAAGATATCCATATAAAAAAATCTTTTTTGATTATAGCAGTAAAGACAAACTTATAATAGACGAAGCTCTTTATCAATTTCAATTGAAAGACTTAAAAGATAAAAGAGCTGGAAAAGTATCTGGTGGAGAATTAAAAAGAGCTTTTATTGCAAAAGCATTTGCTCAGCAAAGTGAAATTATGCTTCTAGATGAACCTATAAATCATTTGGATATAAAACATCAATTAGATTTAATGAAACTTTTAAAAAGTATGGAAAATAAGACAATTATTTTTTCTATACACAATATTGACTTAGCCCTTAAATTCTGTGATAATATAATTCTCATGAAAAATGGTGAAATTACAGCTTTTGGAAAAACTCAAAAAATATTAATACCAGAAAAAATAAAAGAAATCTTTGAAGTAGATACTACTATAAAAAATATAGAAAATGAAAATATTATTATCTATAATAGTAAATAA
- a CDS encoding ABC transporter periplasmic protein, translating to MKKIISLIYIIFIFTISISILGAEGKKFNRIASLTLSGDEMILSLVEPERIVGLCGKINEETDMSHVWEKAKEFPKIESNIETMIELEPDLVITADWMKKEILLQIQETGANLYTYKTPKNFKEQKELIKELSVLVGEEEKGEEIVKNMETRLFVLQKQIHDNYNEEKLRILMYTSYEYTSGKNTTFDDIVNLIGGINAAAEAGINGSQKISKEKVIELNPDVIIIPIWRGHINSEEFSKFVMNDLSYEDVKAVKSKRVYLLRHKDISPTSQYMIEGIENLGKAIYNLREE from the coding sequence TTGAAAAAAATAATCTCTCTAATTTATATAATTTTTATATTTACCATTTCAATATCTATTCTGGGAGCAGAGGGAAAAAAATTTAATAGAATAGCCTCTCTGACATTAAGTGGAGATGAGATGATATTGAGTCTTGTAGAGCCTGAAAGAATAGTAGGGCTATGTGGAAAAATTAATGAAGAAACAGATATGTCTCATGTGTGGGAAAAAGCAAAAGAATTTCCAAAGATAGAAAGCAATATTGAAACAATGATAGAATTAGAACCAGATTTAGTAATAACAGCAGATTGGATGAAAAAAGAAATACTTCTGCAAATACAAGAAACTGGAGCAAATTTATATACCTATAAAACTCCTAAAAATTTTAAAGAACAAAAAGAACTTATAAAAGAATTATCAGTTTTAGTAGGTGAAGAAGAAAAAGGAGAAGAAATAGTGAAAAATATGGAAACTAGGCTTTTTGTTCTTCAAAAACAAATACATGATAATTATAATGAAGAAAAACTAAGAATATTAATGTATACATCTTATGAATATACAAGTGGAAAAAATACTACTTTTGATGATATAGTAAATCTTATTGGGGGAATAAATGCAGCTGCTGAAGCAGGGATCAATGGTTCACAAAAAATATCAAAAGAGAAAGTTATAGAATTAAATCCAGATGTAATAATAATACCTATATGGAGAGGACATATAAATTCTGAAGAGTTTTCAAAGTTTGTTATGAATGATTTAAGTTATGAAGATGTCAAAGCAGTAAAAAGCAAAAGAGTATATTTATTGAGGCATAAAGATATTTCTCCAACTTCTCAATATATGATTGAAGGAATAGAAAATCTTGGAAAGGCTATCTATAATTTAAGGGAGGAATAA
- a CDS encoding ABC transporter substrate-binding protein: MKKIIAILLTTFSTMLFAFTNSQEINGVKYNFNFDKAPQRAVSMSQFTTEIMLKLGLKDNMAGTAFLEEEIYPSVASAYKEVPVLADKWPSLEELLAADPDFVTGWEVAFKKGVDSKMIVKNNINIFVPQSSIDFNADLDTLFNDFLMFGKIFNKEKEAQDYVNSEKSRVEEIKKSTAGKKEFTYFIYDSGTDKAFTVFEGFTPNLLKLINGKNILSGKGVEKTWGETSWEDVIAADPDYFIIVDYSTGIREETDSEGKIKAIKDNPKLNELKAVKNDKFIRVKLAEIVPGIRNVDFFEKVAKEVYQVNE, from the coding sequence ATGAAAAAAATTATAGCAATTTTGTTAACAACTTTTAGTACAATGCTTTTTGCTTTTACTAATTCTCAAGAAATTAATGGGGTAAAATACAATTTTAATTTTGATAAAGCTCCACAGAGAGCTGTAAGTATGTCTCAATTTACTACAGAAATAATGTTAAAACTAGGACTTAAAGATAATATGGCTGGAACAGCATTTTTAGAGGAAGAAATATATCCATCTGTTGCTTCTGCTTATAAAGAAGTACCTGTATTAGCTGATAAATGGCCTTCTCTGGAAGAACTTTTAGCTGCTGATCCTGATTTCGTTACTGGATGGGAGGTAGCTTTTAAAAAAGGTGTAGACTCAAAAATGATTGTTAAAAATAATATAAATATATTTGTTCCTCAATCTTCAATAGATTTTAATGCTGATTTAGATACTTTATTCAATGATTTTTTAATGTTTGGAAAAATATTTAATAAAGAAAAAGAAGCACAAGACTATGTGAACTCTGAAAAATCAAGAGTTGAAGAAATAAAGAAAAGCACTGCTGGAAAAAAAGAATTTACATATTTTATATATGATTCAGGAACTGATAAAGCATTTACTGTTTTTGAAGGATTTACTCCTAATCTGTTAAAATTAATAAATGGTAAAAATATTTTATCTGGTAAAGGTGTAGAAAAAACTTGGGGTGAAACAAGCTGGGAAGATGTAATAGCAGCAGATCCGGATTATTTTATAATAGTAGATTACAGTACTGGAATAAGGGAAGAAACTGATTCTGAAGGTAAAATAAAAGCTATTAAAGATAATCCTAAATTAAATGAACTTAAAGCTGTAAAAAATGATAAATTCATAAGAGTAAAACTAGCTGAAATAGTTCCAGGAATAAGAAATGTAGACTTTTTTGAAAAAGTAGCAAAGGAAGTATACCAAGTAAATGAATAA
- a CDS encoding putative outer membrane cobalamin receptor protein, producing the protein MRRTLMLAAALAVGTSMTTIAEENSASQRLNETVISTENFETSVLDTAKNVTIVTQEDIQNKGANTVAEALRGVPGLVVRYMDGGKPNFDMRGSGATSNTNTVVLLDGVPLNGINGSYETDQIPVDQIEKIEIVPAGGTVMYGEGAIGGIINIITKSPKDRINYGSVGLEAGSWGTTKGTLSYGTKIGEKFLFDTSYTNYKTDGYRSAYPGYDDGDKRESIWLRGKYLLNDGYIEAKYNHSENDDSFTGALTKKQFEDNPKQIGTSGGIVKDKTDSYLLTYNQKLTENISVLIYGGYSENEGEYNSISSYGPYLSKDRIIQYYSKAQMKYTYGENSYVILGVDYKDGKIEDRKDSSTPDKTKESYAGYILNKTTFGDLQLTQGFRREINKLDSGTAMDKDKFENNSFELAANYLYSNTGSVYLNFAQGFRIPTINDMNLWLGNYDVQKTTTYELGIKDMKGNTNISASVFLIDTDKEIYYNPEGRIPGAAWPGANKNFDGTVRRIGTQLSLQHYFDKLTLRENISYIQPKVTSGEHDGKEFAGVSRWQLNAGVTYNFTEKLLGNIDMYYLGKAYGEDDFSNNYGKVGGYTTFDLNLKCKVNEGLEIYGGIKNLLDKEYSTTVTTSGGYKAYYPADGRSFYAGFKYNF; encoded by the coding sequence ATGAGAAGGACTTTAATGTTAGCTGCTGCATTAGCAGTTGGGACATCAATGACAACAATAGCAGAGGAAAATAGCGCCAGCCAAAGACTAAATGAAACAGTAATATCTACTGAAAATTTTGAGACTAGTGTATTGGATACAGCGAAAAATGTGACAATTGTAACACAGGAAGATATTCAAAACAAAGGAGCTAATACAGTAGCAGAAGCATTAAGAGGAGTGCCAGGGTTGGTAGTTAGATATATGGATGGAGGAAAACCAAATTTTGATATGAGAGGTTCAGGAGCCACATCTAATACAAATACAGTAGTATTATTAGATGGTGTCCCATTAAATGGAATAAATGGAAGTTATGAAACAGATCAAATTCCAGTGGACCAAATAGAAAAAATAGAAATAGTTCCAGCTGGAGGTACAGTAATGTATGGTGAAGGAGCTATTGGAGGAATAATTAATATTATTACAAAATCTCCAAAAGACAGAATAAATTATGGAAGTGTTGGTTTAGAAGCAGGTTCTTGGGGAACTACAAAAGGAACTTTAAGTTATGGAACAAAAATAGGAGAAAAATTCTTATTTGATACTTCTTACACTAATTACAAAACTGATGGATATAGAAGTGCATATCCAGGATATGATGATGGAGATAAAAGAGAATCAATATGGCTTAGAGGTAAATATTTGTTAAATGATGGTTATATTGAAGCTAAGTATAATCATAGCGAAAATGATGATTCCTTTACTGGGGCATTGACAAAGAAGCAATTTGAAGATAATCCAAAACAAATTGGAACAAGTGGAGGAATTGTTAAAGATAAAACAGATAGTTATTTACTTACATATAATCAAAAATTAACAGAAAATATTTCTGTTTTAATCTATGGAGGGTATTCAGAAAATGAAGGGGAATATAATTCTATATCTTCATATGGACCATATTTATCTAAAGATAGAATTATCCAATATTACTCAAAAGCGCAAATGAAGTATACTTATGGAGAAAATAGTTATGTAATTTTAGGTGTTGACTATAAAGATGGTAAGATTGAAGATAGAAAAGATTCTTCAACACCTGACAAAACTAAAGAGTCATATGCTGGATATATTTTAAATAAAACAACTTTTGGAGATTTGCAATTAACACAGGGATTTAGAAGAGAAATAAATAAATTAGATTCAGGAACAGCTATGGATAAAGATAAGTTTGAAAATAATTCATTTGAACTAGCAGCAAACTATTTATATTCTAATACAGGAAGTGTTTATTTAAACTTTGCACAAGGGTTTAGAATTCCAACAATAAATGATATGAATTTATGGCTAGGAAATTATGATGTTCAAAAAACAACAACATATGAGTTAGGAATAAAAGATATGAAAGGGAATACTAATATTTCAGCTTCGGTATTTTTAATAGATACAGATAAAGAAATATATTATAACCCTGAAGGGAGAATACCAGGAGCAGCTTGGCCAGGAGCGAATAAAAATTTTGATGGAACAGTAAGAAGAATAGGTACTCAATTATCACTACAGCACTATTTTGATAAACTTACTTTAAGAGAGAATATTTCATATATTCAACCTAAAGTTACTTCTGGAGAACATGATGGAAAAGAATTTGCTGGAGTATCAAGATGGCAGCTAAATGCAGGAGTGACATATAATTTTACTGAGAAATTGCTTGGAAATATAGATATGTATTATCTAGGAAAAGCATATGGGGAAGATGATTTTTCTAACAATTATGGAAAAGTTGGAGGATACACAACATTTGATTTAAATTTAAAATGTAAGGTTAATGAAGGATTGGAAATTTATGGAGGAATAAAAAATTTATTAGACAAAGAATATTCTACTACAGTAACTACAAGTGGAGGATATAAAGCATATTACCCAGCAGATGGAAGAAGTTTCTATGCAGGATTTAAATATAATTTTTAA
- a CDS encoding ABC transporter permease, with product MGKTKLNFNVMITFFLIIVIIFSLFYGAVKVPIPEVIKILLNKTGITNFDIMKKSFIPIVYYVRFPRIMTAVIVGGALAVCGCTMQSLLKNPIADSGIIGISSGASLGAVISIALGLSSKYIFAMPLFSIFFSLVISAIVYRLSTLRGKSDNLLLILSGIAISSFVGAISSIILTNLMEAQIKEYIFWSIGSLSGRRWEHFLFGVGPVIILAFILFCHGKELNILLLGDEEAKSLGINIRKMRKKILVIVAVLTAVSVCISGNIGFVGLVVPHMLRKIIGADNRKLLKGSFLTGAFFLTLSDLISRVILAPSEISVGIITSLIGAPYFIYLIIKIRKEGKGL from the coding sequence ATGGGAAAGACTAAATTAAATTTTAATGTTATGATAACTTTCTTTTTGATTATAGTAATTATTTTTTCTCTTTTCTATGGAGCAGTAAAAGTACCAATACCAGAAGTTATAAAAATATTATTAAATAAAACTGGAATAACTAATTTTGACATAATGAAAAAAAGTTTTATTCCAATTGTATATTATGTAAGATTTCCTAGGATAATGACAGCAGTAATTGTAGGAGGAGCTTTAGCTGTATGTGGATGTACAATGCAGAGTCTTTTAAAAAATCCCATAGCAGATTCAGGAATAATAGGAATCTCAAGTGGAGCAAGTCTTGGGGCAGTGATATCTATAGCCTTAGGATTAAGTTCAAAATATATTTTTGCAATGCCATTATTTTCTATATTCTTTTCTTTGGTGATATCAGCTATAGTGTACAGACTTTCAACTTTAAGAGGTAAAAGTGATAATCTATTATTGATACTTTCTGGAATTGCTATAAGCAGTTTTGTAGGGGCTATATCATCTATAATACTTACAAATCTTATGGAAGCTCAAATAAAGGAATATATTTTCTGGTCTATAGGAAGTCTTAGTGGGAGAAGATGGGAGCATTTTTTATTTGGAGTAGGTCCTGTTATAATTTTAGCTTTTATTTTGTTTTGTCATGGAAAAGAACTGAATATACTTTTGTTGGGAGATGAGGAAGCAAAGTCTTTGGGAATAAATATAAGAAAAATGAGAAAGAAAATACTTGTGATAGTTGCAGTATTAACAGCTGTTTCTGTATGTATAAGTGGAAATATAGGGTTTGTTGGACTCGTTGTTCCACATATGCTGAGAAAAATAATTGGAGCAGACAATAGAAAGCTGTTAAAAGGATCATTTCTAACAGGAGCTTTTTTTCTCACATTAAGTGATTTAATATCAAGAGTAATTTTAGCTCCTAGTGAAATAAGTGTAGGAATAATTACTTCATTAATAGGAGCACCATATTTTATTTATCTAATAATTAAAATTAGAAAAGAGGGAAAAGGGCTATGA
- a CDS encoding ABC transporter permease: MNKKNKILVLILLSIIICILCVGFGSVKIPSNHVFKIIINKIMRTDYFSAEWKKTIENIIWNIRVPRVILAFITGASLSLVGIIMQTITKNNLAEPYILGISSGASTGAVSVIILSNSYIFLKLVTIEQGAFIGALLSIAAVFLISSKQIFNGSSLILTGVGVSAFFSACTTVIIYSSKNNSQLVTAMFWMTGSLSSASWDELFYPFLFLLIIFIIMIIYSYELDILLMGDSSAKALGINTALIKLFLIIISTLLVSVVVSLTGIIGFIGLVIPHISRKIIGYKHKSLTLFSVFAGGLFLVLSDTFARTYFSPEEMPIGVITAFCGTPLFLWIIRKNYSYGGKE, from the coding sequence ATGAATAAAAAAAATAAAATTCTGGTTTTAATCCTTCTATCAATAATAATCTGCATTTTATGTGTAGGATTTGGTTCAGTAAAAATACCAAGCAACCATGTTTTTAAAATAATTATAAACAAAATAATGAGAACTGACTATTTTTCTGCTGAATGGAAAAAAACTATTGAAAATATAATATGGAATATAAGGGTACCTAGAGTAATACTGGCTTTCATTACAGGAGCTTCTCTTTCTCTAGTTGGAATAATAATGCAAACTATAACAAAAAATAATCTTGCTGAGCCTTATATATTAGGAATATCCAGTGGAGCTTCAACTGGTGCAGTTTCTGTTATAATTCTTAGTAATTCTTATATATTTCTGAAACTGGTAACAATAGAACAGGGAGCATTCATTGGTGCTCTCCTTTCTATTGCTGCTGTTTTCCTTATAAGTTCAAAGCAAATTTTCAATGGAAGTAGTTTGATATTAACTGGTGTAGGAGTATCTGCTTTCTTTTCAGCCTGTACAACTGTAATTATATACAGCAGTAAAAATAACTCTCAGTTAGTAACTGCAATGTTCTGGATGACAGGAAGTTTAAGTTCAGCCTCATGGGATGAACTTTTTTATCCATTTTTATTTTTATTAATCATTTTTATCATAATGATTATTTATTCATATGAATTAGACATTCTTCTCATGGGAGACAGCAGTGCTAAAGCATTAGGTATTAATACTGCATTAATAAAATTATTCTTGATAATCATATCTACCCTCCTTGTATCAGTAGTGGTTTCTCTTACAGGAATAATTGGCTTTATAGGTCTGGTAATCCCACATATTTCAAGAAAAATAATAGGATACAAGCATAAATCTTTAACTCTTTTTTCAGTTTTTGCTGGAGGTCTTTTTTTAGTACTTTCTGATACATTTGCCAGAACATATTTTTCTCCAGAAGAAATGCCTATTGGAGTAATAACAGCATTTTGTGGAACTCCGCTATTTCTTTGGATAATAAGAAAGAATTATTCATATGGAGGAAAAGAATGA